The following proteins are co-located in the Pirellulales bacterium genome:
- a CDS encoding DUF1549 and DUF1553 domain-containing protein translates to MLPHGVRPLRGPALLACLMLGPITAAQVAAAATFDVEPASIQLEGNFARAQLVLTARNSDGTKSERSADVTPQASYTSTNPQVVSVLRPGFLLAVGDGEAAIQVSIGGETVAVPVKVSGVSAQPQLGFTSQVLAVLNKAGCNAGACHASQYGKGGFKLSVFSFAPNEDHVAITRDRQARRVDMLNPERSLFLLKPTLAVPHGGGQRLAVGSVDYELLKTWLATGAPAPRADEPQVKSLRVYPPRRLGQPGMTQQLRVLADYSDGRTRDVTCWSRFDSLDDSVVKVTPEGFFTAGGKGQSHVMVRFAGQAGLCTVIVPFAENIELAGWTENNFIDALAAQKFRELGIPPSPLCDDAAFLRRAFLDAIGTLPTPEEAKAFLDATDADKRTRLVDRLLGLTGDPAQDIYNNQYAAFWTLKWADLLRCNSASIGEQGMWALHNWIADSLRQNKPFDLFVREIITAKGSVYSSGPANFFRVANNPQDRAEAASQLFLGVRLACAKCHHHPFEKYGQEDYYSFAAFFARVGVKGSQEFGLFGGEQVVLVSSGGEIGHPRTGQIMKPTPLEGQPVPEAPDRRQPLAQWLTSPDNPFFSRNIVNRYVAYLLGRGLVEPIDDMRATNPASNAELLDALAAEFAKSCFDVKRLLRTIMTSRLYQLDSQPLPANASDHRFYSHFHVKHLAAEPMLDAINAATGTTTKFKNMPLGSRAIELPDGDYPDYFLKTFGKPRRVSICECERSSEANLAQALHTLNGDTLSQKIADGNGRLAKLLKENKPFEENVAELYLATFSRRPTPEELATCKSFLDQSPDAKTFYEDLLWTLLNSKQFLYVR, encoded by the coding sequence GTGCTGCCGCATGGAGTCCGGCCGCTTCGCGGCCCAGCGTTGCTGGCTTGCCTGATGTTGGGGCCGATCACCGCCGCTCAGGTCGCCGCGGCCGCTACGTTTGACGTCGAACCGGCCAGCATCCAGCTCGAAGGCAACTTCGCCCGTGCCCAGCTCGTGCTTACCGCCCGAAATTCCGACGGCACCAAGAGCGAACGCTCCGCCGATGTGACGCCGCAGGCCAGCTATACGTCTACCAATCCGCAAGTGGTCTCGGTGCTTCGGCCCGGCTTTCTGCTGGCCGTGGGCGACGGCGAGGCGGCCATCCAGGTGTCCATCGGCGGCGAAACGGTGGCCGTGCCCGTCAAAGTGAGCGGCGTTTCGGCCCAACCGCAGCTCGGCTTCACGTCGCAGGTGTTGGCGGTGTTGAACAAGGCGGGCTGCAATGCCGGGGCCTGCCACGCCAGCCAATACGGCAAAGGCGGCTTCAAGCTCTCGGTGTTCAGCTTCGCCCCGAACGAAGACCACGTGGCCATCACTCGCGACCGGCAGGCCCGCCGCGTCGATATGCTCAACCCCGAACGAAGCCTGTTTCTGCTGAAGCCGACACTGGCCGTGCCGCATGGCGGCGGACAGCGGCTCGCGGTCGGCAGCGTCGATTATGAACTGCTGAAAACCTGGCTGGCGACCGGAGCGCCCGCGCCGCGGGCGGATGAACCGCAGGTCAAGTCGCTGCGGGTTTATCCGCCCCGCCGCCTCGGCCAGCCGGGCATGACCCAGCAGCTTCGAGTGCTGGCCGACTACAGCGACGGCAGGACCCGCGACGTCACCTGCTGGAGCCGCTTCGACAGCCTCGACGACAGCGTGGTCAAGGTCACGCCCGAAGGCTTTTTTACGGCGGGCGGCAAGGGCCAGTCGCACGTCATGGTGCGGTTCGCCGGACAGGCCGGCTTGTGTACGGTCATCGTGCCTTTCGCCGAGAACATCGAGCTGGCCGGTTGGACGGAGAATAACTTCATCGACGCGCTGGCCGCCCAAAAATTCCGCGAGTTGGGCATTCCGCCGTCGCCTTTGTGCGACGATGCCGCGTTCTTGCGCCGGGCCTTTCTTGACGCCATCGGCACGCTGCCCACGCCCGAAGAAGCCAAGGCGTTTCTCGACGCGACCGATGCCGATAAGCGCACGCGGCTGGTCGATCGCTTGCTGGGACTGACCGGCGACCCGGCCCAGGACATTTACAACAATCAGTACGCCGCGTTCTGGACGCTGAAGTGGGCCGACCTGCTGCGGTGCAACTCGGCCAGCATCGGCGAGCAGGGCATGTGGGCCTTGCACAACTGGATCGCCGATTCGTTGCGGCAGAACAAGCCCTTCGACCTGTTCGTGCGCGAGATTATCACGGCCAAGGGTTCGGTTTACTCCAGCGGCCCGGCCAATTTCTTTCGCGTGGCCAACAATCCGCAAGACCGGGCCGAAGCCGCCAGCCAGCTCTTTCTCGGCGTGCGGCTGGCGTGTGCCAAGTGCCATCATCACCCGTTCGAGAAGTACGGCCAGGAAGACTACTACAGCTTCGCGGCGTTCTTTGCCCGCGTGGGCGTGAAGGGGAGCCAGGAGTTCGGCCTGTTCGGCGGCGAGCAGGTGGTGCTGGTCAGTTCGGGCGGCGAGATCGGCCACCCGCGCACCGGACAAATCATGAAGCCCACGCCGCTGGAAGGCCAGCCGGTGCCCGAAGCGCCCGATCGCCGCCAGCCGCTGGCCCAATGGCTCACCAGCCCCGACAACCCGTTCTTCAGCCGCAATATCGTCAACCGCTACGTGGCCTATCTCTTGGGCCGCGGGCTGGTCGAGCCGATCGACGACATGCGGGCCACGAACCCGGCCAGCAACGCCGAGCTGCTCGACGCTTTGGCCGCGGAGTTCGCCAAGAGCTGCTTCGACGTCAAGCGATTGCTGCGCACGATCATGACCTCGCGGCTGTATCAACTCGATTCGCAGCCGTTGCCTGCCAACGCCAGCGATCACCGCTTCTACAGCCACTTCCACGTGAAGCATTTGGCGGCCGAGCCGATGTTGGACGCCATCAACGCCGCCACCGGCACCACCACGAAGTTCAAGAACATGCCGCTCGGTTCACGGGCGATCGAGTTGCCCGACGGCGACTATCCTGATTATTTTCTCAAGACGTTCGGCAAGCCGCGACGGGTGAGCATTTGCGAGTGCGAGCGGTCGAGCGAGGCCAATCTCGCGCAGGCGTTGCACACGCTCAACGGCGACACGCTTTCGCAAAAAATCGCCGACGGCAACGGCCGGTTGGCGAAGCTGTTGAAGGAGAACAAGCCGTTCGAAGAGAACGTCGCCGAGTTGTATCTGGCGACGTTTTCGCGGCGGCCGACGCCGGAAGAGTTGGCGACCTGCAAGTCGTTTTTGGATCAGAGTCCCGACGCCAAGACATTTTATGAAGACCTGCTCTGGACGCTGCTGAACTCGAAACAGTTTTTGTATGTGAGGTGA
- a CDS encoding Uma2 family endonuclease, with protein sequence MRWHYGDCNRTACSPPLAAGDHLTRDEFLRRWEAQPEVKRAELIAGRVYIPSPVSGDHGKMDRRIGGWLAVYQAATPGVDGANNATSLMLEDAPQPDLSLLILPEYGGSSRVEGLYFQGALEFLAEVSASSASNDLHDKYDLYQSAGVQE encoded by the coding sequence CTGAGATGGCACTATGGCGATTGTAACCGAACAGCGTGTTCCCCCCCCCTGGCGGCCGGTGATCATCTGACGCGTGACGAATTCCTGCGCCGTTGGGAAGCCCAACCCGAGGTCAAGCGCGCCGAGTTGATAGCCGGGAGAGTCTACATACCTTCGCCGGTGTCGGGTGATCATGGCAAGATGGACCGCCGAATCGGTGGCTGGCTGGCCGTCTATCAAGCGGCGACGCCGGGCGTTGACGGGGCGAATAACGCGACGTCGCTGATGCTGGAAGACGCGCCGCAGCCGGACCTGAGCCTGCTCATTCTGCCTGAATATGGTGGGAGCTCGCGGGTCGAAGGTCTTTACTTCCAGGGTGCTTTGGAATTTCTGGCCGAGGTTTCCGCCAGCAGCGCGTCGAATGACCTGCACGACAAATACGACCTGTACCAGTCTGCGGGCGTTCAGGAGTAG
- a CDS encoding cupin domain-containing protein, whose amino-acid sequence MLPPGLKLEQLLAPIDTDCFFRDRWEKEPLVVRRGDQAYYRRLFSRQDLDAMIYFSRPHFADLSALEPVAPRPATYLRGGLDDRPTPSFHEQPGLAELRQLYEQGKSVVIMAMQHRWPAVAELCRQLEAVFHCPVHANLYLTPPGSQGFAAHFDTHEVFVLQLDGTKQWRLFGAAEELPLASDSVPLSRRPTKPTQEVTLIAGDLLYLPRGHIHEASTSEVASLHLTVGVNVYRWADLLRHALLCLSRQDVEFRRSIPGGALPDDRNEFQRQFRALVERLASEATADGLFEQASDSLADQFFRQLKMLPGGQLGGPGEGDEIGLDTVVERDVLAICRVVENGQGVAIEFPGNRVGGPSRIASALKFMAGATQFAVRELPDDLGGEGKLVLVRRLVREGLLKVVGRPISPSFLSGATFSEEIHASDAATRKLAETVGHARGPGLV is encoded by the coding sequence ATGCTCCCGCCGGGCCTCAAGCTCGAACAACTTCTTGCGCCCATCGACACCGACTGCTTCTTCCGCGACCGCTGGGAGAAGGAGCCGCTCGTCGTCCGCCGCGGGGATCAGGCCTACTATCGACGACTTTTTTCCCGGCAAGACCTCGATGCCATGATCTACTTCAGCCGTCCGCACTTTGCCGACCTGAGCGCGCTGGAGCCGGTCGCGCCGCGGCCGGCCACCTACCTGCGCGGCGGTCTTGACGATCGACCCACTCCGTCCTTCCACGAGCAGCCCGGCCTGGCCGAGCTGCGGCAGCTCTACGAGCAAGGCAAGAGCGTGGTGATTATGGCCATGCAGCACCGCTGGCCGGCGGTGGCCGAGTTGTGCCGCCAACTCGAAGCGGTGTTTCACTGTCCGGTGCATGCCAACCTTTACCTGACGCCGCCCGGCTCGCAAGGCTTTGCCGCGCATTTCGACACGCACGAGGTGTTCGTCTTGCAACTCGATGGCACGAAGCAATGGCGATTGTTCGGCGCCGCCGAAGAGTTGCCGCTGGCTTCGGACAGCGTCCCGCTCTCGCGCAGGCCGACGAAGCCGACGCAGGAAGTCACGCTCATTGCCGGGGATTTGCTGTATCTTCCGCGCGGTCACATCCACGAGGCCTCGACCTCGGAGGTGGCGAGCTTGCACTTGACGGTGGGCGTCAACGTCTACCGCTGGGCCGATTTGTTGCGGCACGCCCTGCTGTGCCTCAGCCGGCAGGACGTGGAGTTTCGCCGATCGATTCCCGGCGGCGCATTGCCGGACGATCGCAATGAGTTCCAGCGGCAGTTTCGAGCGCTTGTCGAGCGGCTGGCGAGCGAGGCCACGGCCGACGGCCTGTTCGAGCAGGCCAGCGACTCGCTCGCCGATCAGTTCTTCAGACAATTGAAAATGCTCCCTGGCGGTCAACTCGGCGGCCCAGGCGAAGGCGATGAAATCGGTCTCGATACGGTCGTGGAACGAGATGTGCTGGCGATCTGCCGCGTCGTCGAAAATGGCCAGGGAGTCGCCATCGAGTTTCCGGGCAACCGCGTAGGCGGGCCATCTCGCATTGCGTCGGCCCTGAAATTTATGGCCGGCGCCACGCAATTTGCTGTGCGTGAGCTTCCCGACGATCTGGGCGGCGAAGGCAAGCTGGTGCTGGTCCGCCGCCTTGTTCGTGAGGGGCTACTGAAAGTTGTGGGGCGACCTATTTCACCGTCTTTCTTGTCAGGGGCCACTTTTTCGGAGGAGATCCATGCAAGCGACGCTGCAACAAGGAAACTGGCAGAAACAGTGGGGCATGCTCGTGGCCCGGGCCTGGTCTGA
- a CDS encoding NHLP leader peptide family RiPP precursor, translating to MQATLQQGNWQKQWGMLVARAWSDDEFKQRLKDDPAAVLEQEGIDVPLGVRLNVVEDTDEVCHLVLPPSPAGDLIDEELTASIGFDSFSGGCGLCGCGGCGCGCRRCGCFGDDS from the coding sequence ATGCAAGCGACGCTGCAACAAGGAAACTGGCAGAAACAGTGGGGCATGCTCGTGGCCCGGGCCTGGTCTGACGATGAGTTCAAACAACGACTTAAGGACGACCCGGCCGCCGTCTTGGAGCAAGAGGGCATCGACGTCCCGCTTGGCGTGCGGTTGAATGTGGTCGAAGACACCGACGAAGTTTGCCACTTGGTTCTGCCGCCCAGTCCCGCGGGCGATTTGATCGACGAAGAGCTGACCGCGTCGATCGGATTCGATTCTTTCTCGGGCGGGTGCGGATTGTGCGGCTGCGGCGGTTGTGGGTGTGGTTGCCGCCGTTGCGGTTGCTTCGGTGACGACTCGTAA
- a CDS encoding TOMM precursor leader peptide-binding protein has translation MLTRPSFKPHLRVAVVPEEGVFVLSGANETLLRGRLYELVAPHLDGRSADEICDRVAPRASAAQVYFTVAQLEKKGFLAEACDELPREEAAWWSMQQIDPLAASRRLAAVGVSIEGAGTEVGPLASALAAAGVRVQEGGDLDVVLADHYMQPQLAARNEAALASGRPWLLVKPVGRQLWLGPLIRPGVTGCWKCLAERLRSNRAVESYVFQRFADEQAAPAAGDANLIEQAGTAGSRQVACALVAETIASWVVRGELPECEGKIRTFDLVSWQVETHTLTRLPYCPACGKPANGDVSHFQPPRLESRQKRFVRDGGHRAVGPDVTLERFRHHISPITGAVSMLERSSPSDDGVMHVYLSGHNLARRHHSLGQLRGDLRNMSAGKGTTDVQAKASGLCEGLERHSGVFRGDEPRRLARLSDLGESGIDPRTCLLFSPRQYGRRDEWNRNSTPYNFVPLPFDAEAEWEWSPVWSLSRQEVCWLPTAFCYYDYPLPKDKQFCLACSNGNAAGNTLEEAVLQGFLELVERDSVALWWYSRVQRPGVDLASFHEPYLSELGDYLATRGREMAALDLTADLQIPVFAAWSRRTDGPPEEIVIGFGAHLDARIALLRAVTEMNQMLSYVLQVPREQVYNERLTDEETVRWLKTATMENQPYLMPAEQSRPRRLDDYRAVTNDDLLDDVRHCQSLVERRGLQMLVLDQTRPEIGLPVVKVVVPGLRHFWARFAPGRLFEVPVELGWLERRLGEEELNPVPMFL, from the coding sequence ATGCTTACTCGACCGAGCTTCAAGCCCCACTTGCGCGTCGCGGTTGTGCCGGAGGAAGGCGTGTTCGTCTTGTCCGGCGCCAACGAGACACTGCTGCGCGGGCGGCTCTATGAGCTCGTCGCGCCGCATCTCGACGGCCGCTCGGCGGACGAAATCTGCGATCGGGTCGCGCCGCGCGCGTCGGCCGCGCAGGTCTATTTCACCGTCGCGCAATTGGAGAAGAAGGGATTCCTGGCAGAAGCCTGCGACGAGTTGCCGCGCGAAGAGGCCGCCTGGTGGTCGATGCAGCAGATCGACCCGCTTGCGGCCTCGCGCCGGCTGGCGGCGGTCGGCGTGAGCATCGAAGGGGCCGGCACGGAGGTCGGCCCGCTCGCAAGCGCGCTTGCGGCGGCAGGCGTGCGGGTGCAAGAGGGAGGCGATTTGGACGTAGTGCTGGCCGATCATTATATGCAGCCGCAACTCGCGGCGCGCAACGAAGCGGCTTTGGCCAGCGGCCGGCCGTGGCTGCTGGTCAAACCCGTCGGCCGGCAACTCTGGCTTGGTCCGCTCATTCGGCCTGGCGTCACCGGCTGTTGGAAGTGCCTGGCCGAACGATTGCGCTCCAACCGGGCGGTGGAAAGTTACGTTTTCCAACGGTTCGCTGACGAGCAAGCGGCACCAGCAGCGGGCGATGCGAACTTGATCGAGCAGGCCGGCACAGCGGGCAGCCGGCAGGTGGCTTGCGCGCTGGTGGCCGAAACCATCGCCTCGTGGGTTGTGCGGGGCGAGCTGCCGGAGTGCGAGGGGAAAATCCGCACGTTCGATCTGGTTTCGTGGCAAGTCGAGACGCACACGCTGACGCGCTTGCCCTACTGCCCGGCCTGCGGCAAGCCGGCCAACGGCGACGTGAGCCACTTTCAACCACCGCGGCTTGAAAGCCGCCAAAAGCGGTTCGTGCGCGACGGCGGACATCGCGCCGTCGGTCCCGACGTCACGCTTGAGCGCTTTCGGCATCACATCAGCCCGATCACCGGGGCGGTGTCGATGCTCGAGCGGAGCAGTCCCAGCGACGATGGAGTGATGCACGTGTATCTCTCGGGGCACAATCTGGCCCGCCGGCACCACAGCCTGGGGCAGCTTCGCGGCGACCTGCGCAACATGAGTGCGGGCAAAGGGACGACCGACGTCCAAGCCAAGGCCAGCGGACTTTGCGAGGGGCTGGAGCGCCATTCGGGCGTCTTTCGCGGCGACGAGCCGCGCCGACTTGCCCGGTTGAGCGACTTGGGCGAATCGGGCATCGACCCGCGCACGTGCCTGCTGTTCAGCCCGCGGCAATATGGCCGGCGCGACGAGTGGAACCGGAACAGCACGCCGTACAACTTCGTGCCGCTGCCGTTTGATGCCGAGGCCGAATGGGAATGGTCGCCCGTCTGGTCGCTGAGCCGCCAAGAGGTGTGCTGGCTGCCGACGGCCTTCTGTTATTACGACTACCCGCTGCCGAAAGACAAGCAATTCTGCCTGGCCTGCTCCAACGGCAATGCCGCCGGCAACACGCTGGAAGAAGCGGTGCTGCAAGGTTTTTTGGAGCTGGTCGAGCGCGACAGTGTGGCCTTGTGGTGGTACAGCCGTGTCCAGCGGCCCGGCGTCGATCTGGCAAGCTTCCACGAGCCCTATCTCAGCGAGCTCGGCGACTACCTCGCCACGCGCGGCCGGGAGATGGCGGCGCTCGATCTGACGGCGGACTTGCAGATACCGGTCTTCGCGGCCTGGTCGCGGCGGACCGACGGCCCGCCTGAAGAGATCGTGATCGGCTTCGGCGCTCATCTCGATGCGCGGATCGCCTTGCTCCGCGCGGTGACGGAGATGAACCAGATGCTGAGTTACGTTTTGCAGGTCCCGCGGGAGCAAGTCTACAACGAACGCCTCACCGACGAAGAGACGGTGCGCTGGCTGAAGACGGCGACGATGGAGAACCAGCCGTATTTGATGCCGGCCGAGCAGTCTCGGCCGCGGAGGCTCGACGATTACCGGGCGGTGACGAACGACGATCTTCTGGACGACGTTCGCCATTGCCAGTCGCTGGTCGAGCGGCGGGGACTGCAAATGCTGGTGCTGGACCAGACCCGGCCGGAGATTGGCCTGCCGGTGGTCAAGGTGGTCGTACCGGGGCTGCGCCACTTTTGGGCCCGTTTTGCGCCCGGCCGGCTGTTCGAGGTTCCCGTGGAGCTTGGTTGGCTGGAGCGCCGGCTGGGCGAAGAAGAGCTGAATCCGGTCCCCATGTTCTTGTGA
- a CDS encoding SagB family peptide dehydrogenase → MKLSWHERVSLSANDGEVVVSGPRSRLALRRLSAEVVDAMRRLTPPGEDADLLSETVMTSGGSGSLAHWLYCLEELDQRGLVRKTLFAGDRPLATVVPLGRPVTVPNGRATSHGLHTRYHLSRFAYLRRDEDQMVLESPLAHAKIVMHDARGVALVAALAAKSSLADLEHLELLPSDALRRLVALLAETQIIDRADEDPNRTDSSPLDTWEFHDLLFHSRSRRGRSDAPFGATFRFAQRPPPPAIKSVVGPPLRQPSPGGSGRSDALFRPDLRQLERDDPPLALVQERRRSVREYATQPVTDRQLGEFLYRVARVKERRQVQMPTASGNVAVELATRPYPAGGALYELEFYVAVRNCRGLESGLHYYDPLEHRLLAMDADRRATHALLDEAAASAGIEPATVQVLIVLAARFERLAWKYQSIAYALTLKHVGVVYQTMYLAATAMGLAPCALGCGDSEVFARASGNAYCTETSVGEFLLGSRAS, encoded by the coding sequence ATGAAATTATCGTGGCACGAGCGGGTTTCGCTCTCGGCGAACGACGGAGAGGTCGTCGTGTCGGGTCCGCGATCGCGGCTGGCGTTGCGACGCCTCAGTGCGGAAGTGGTCGATGCCATGCGGCGATTGACGCCGCCGGGCGAAGACGCCGACCTGTTGAGCGAGACCGTGATGACGAGCGGTGGTTCCGGCTCATTGGCGCACTGGCTGTATTGCCTCGAAGAGTTGGACCAACGAGGCCTGGTGCGGAAGACGCTTTTTGCCGGCGATCGGCCGTTGGCGACCGTCGTTCCGCTCGGCCGGCCGGTGACGGTTCCGAATGGACGTGCCACATCGCATGGCTTACACACACGCTACCACCTTTCCCGCTTCGCCTATCTTCGCCGCGACGAAGACCAAATGGTGCTCGAATCGCCATTGGCGCACGCCAAAATCGTGATGCACGATGCGCGGGGCGTGGCGCTGGTTGCGGCTCTGGCGGCGAAATCGTCGCTTGCCGATTTAGAGCATCTGGAACTGCTGCCCTCGGACGCCCTGCGGCGACTTGTTGCGCTGCTGGCAGAGACACAAATCATCGACCGGGCCGACGAGGATCCCAATCGCACGGACAGCTCGCCGCTGGACACATGGGAGTTCCACGACCTGCTGTTCCACAGCCGCAGCCGTCGAGGCCGCAGCGACGCGCCGTTTGGCGCCACCTTTCGCTTCGCGCAGCGACCACCGCCGCCAGCGATAAAGAGCGTTGTCGGGCCGCCCTTACGCCAGCCTTCTCCCGGAGGGAGCGGCAGATCAGACGCGCTGTTCCGTCCCGACCTGCGGCAGCTCGAGCGCGACGACCCGCCGCTGGCCCTGGTGCAAGAGCGGCGACGCTCGGTCCGCGAATATGCGACGCAGCCCGTCACCGACCGGCAACTTGGCGAGTTCCTGTATCGCGTGGCGCGAGTCAAGGAGCGGCGGCAGGTGCAGATGCCGACGGCGTCGGGCAACGTCGCCGTCGAGTTGGCCACGCGTCCCTATCCTGCCGGCGGCGCTCTCTATGAGTTGGAGTTTTACGTGGCGGTCCGAAATTGCCGCGGACTGGAAAGCGGGCTGCACTACTACGACCCACTCGAACATCGCCTGCTGGCGATGGATGCGGACCGCCGCGCCACCCACGCGTTGCTGGACGAAGCCGCCGCCTCGGCCGGCATCGAACCGGCGACGGTGCAGGTGCTGATCGTCTTGGCGGCGCGCTTCGAGCGCCTGGCCTGGAAATATCAGTCGATCGCCTACGCCTTGACGCTCAAGCACGTGGGCGTGGTTTATCAAACGATGTACCTGGCCGCCACGGCCATGGGGCTTGCGCCGTGTGCTCTGGGCTGCGGCGACTCGGAGGTCTTTGCCCGCGCGTCGGGCAATGCTTACTGCACGGAGACGTCGGTGGGCGAGTTTCTTTTAGGGAGCAGAGCGAGTTGA
- the rpsJ gene encoding 30S ribosomal protein S10 has translation MAGHSNEVIRIRMEAYDHSVLDQSAAEIVDTAKRTGSEVHGPIPLPTRIERYTVLSSPHVDKKARQQFEIRTHKRLIDIVQSTAKTIEALNKLSLPAGVDIKIKASSRH, from the coding sequence GTGGCCGGGCATTCGAACGAGGTAATTCGCATCCGCATGGAAGCCTACGACCATTCCGTGCTGGACCAAAGCGCCGCCGAAATCGTCGATACGGCCAAGCGAACCGGTTCGGAAGTCCACGGTCCGATTCCCTTGCCGACCCGCATCGAACGCTACACCGTGCTTTCCAGTCCCCACGTCGACAAGAAAGCCCGGCAGCAGTTCGAGATTCGCACGCACAAACGGCTGATCGACATCGTGCAGTCGACGGCCAAGACAATCGAGGCTTTGAACAAGCTGAGCTTGCCGGCGGGCGTCGACATCAAGATCAAGGCTTCCAGCCGTCACTAA
- the rplC gene encoding 50S ribosomal protein L3, with protein MTQIFDDSGAMIPVTVIQAGPCHVLQLRTADRDGYEAIQLGLGDKPRRLASRSQRGHVAKLDSKRARRRTTGGVELPERANCEPKRFVRELLEPATAYTVGQELSVAVFEGVGAVDVTGISKGRGTSGVIKRHKFRGQRATHGVKKVHRHSGSTGCNTFPHRVFKGRRMAGRYGNEQSTMRNLKVVRLEAENHLLLVRGAVPGPNGGYVVIRQTNSI; from the coding sequence ATGACGCAGATATTTGATGATTCGGGAGCCATGATTCCCGTCACGGTCATCCAGGCTGGCCCCTGCCATGTGTTGCAGCTTCGTACCGCCGACCGCGACGGCTATGAAGCGATCCAGTTGGGCTTAGGCGACAAGCCGCGCCGACTCGCCAGTCGCAGCCAACGTGGTCATGTTGCCAAGCTCGACAGCAAGCGTGCCCGCCGCCGCACCACAGGCGGAGTCGAGTTGCCCGAACGGGCCAATTGCGAGCCGAAACGTTTTGTCCGCGAGTTGCTCGAGCCGGCCACGGCCTACACGGTCGGCCAGGAATTGTCGGTGGCCGTGTTCGAGGGCGTGGGCGCCGTCGACGTGACCGGCATCTCCAAGGGACGCGGAACGTCGGGCGTCATCAAGCGGCACAAGTTTCGCGGCCAGCGCGCCACTCACGGCGTGAAGAAGGTGCATCGCCATTCCGGCTCGACCGGCTGCAACACCTTTCCGCACCGCGTGTTCAAGGGCCGCCGCATGGCCGGCCGCTACGGCAACGAACAGAGCACGATGCGGAATTTGAAGGTCGTGCGCCTGGAGGCCGAGAATCACCTGTTGCTGGTCCGCGGCGCGGTGCCGGGTCCGAACGGCGGATATGTCGTGATCCGGCAAACCAATAGCATTTAA
- the rplD gene encoding 50S ribosomal protein L4: MATLPIYNRSGEQVGSYELDPAVLAPHINKQLLHDVVVMYQSNLRLGTAKSKSRGEVAGTTKKMYRQKGTGNARAGSRRSGIRRGGGHIFAKRPRDWTYRLPRKALQVATRMALAAKIRDDELVVIDDLAFTAPKTKEMAGILKALNCHNTSLLVATAAYDANVYKSARNIDRVSVSPVSDLNALALLTPRKVLVTKAALDAIRRKAEGQGGAEGRGGAEGRGGAETASNQPVESP, translated from the coding sequence ATGGCTACTTTGCCCATTTACAATCGCAGCGGTGAGCAGGTCGGAAGCTACGAGCTCGACCCGGCGGTGCTTGCGCCGCACATCAACAAGCAGTTGCTGCACGACGTGGTGGTGATGTACCAGTCGAACCTTCGCCTCGGCACCGCCAAGTCGAAGAGCCGTGGCGAAGTGGCCGGCACGACGAAGAAGATGTACCGGCAGAAAGGGACCGGCAACGCTCGTGCCGGCTCTCGGCGCAGCGGCATCCGCCGTGGCGGAGGGCACATTTTCGCCAAGCGGCCGCGAGATTGGACCTATCGGCTTCCGCGCAAGGCGCTGCAAGTTGCCACGCGCATGGCCTTGGCCGCCAAAATTCGCGATGACGAGCTGGTGGTGATCGACGACCTGGCCTTCACGGCGCCCAAGACCAAGGAGATGGCGGGCATCTTGAAGGCCCTGAATTGCCATAACACGAGCCTGTTGGTGGCCACCGCCGCCTACGACGCCAATGTTTACAAGAGTGCCCGAAACATCGATCGAGTGTCGGTGTCGCCGGTCTCCGACTTGAACGCTCTGGCGCTGTTGACGCCGCGCAAAGTGCTGGTCACCAAGGCGGCCCTCGATGCCATCCGGCGAAAGGCCGAAGGTCAAGGCGGTGCCGAAGGTCGAGGGGGGGCCGAAGGTCGAGGGGGGGCCGAAACCGCCAGCAACCAGCCGGTCGAGAGTCCATGA
- the rplW gene encoding 50S ribosomal protein L23: protein MSTAADNQTAGQTTGEGILLDPHQVILRPLVTEKGMHRSTRYNAYSFEVNRLATKDDIRHAVESLFNVKVIHVRTINRKGKPRRTRYRNAHTKDWKKAIVKLDPEHRIDFF from the coding sequence ATGAGTACCGCAGCAGACAATCAGACCGCCGGGCAAACGACCGGCGAGGGAATACTTCTCGATCCGCACCAGGTGATTCTACGGCCGCTGGTGACGGAAAAGGGAATGCACCGTTCCACGCGCTACAACGCTTATTCATTCGAGGTGAATCGCCTGGCGACGAAGGACGACATTCGCCATGCGGTGGAATCGCTGTTCAACGTGAAAGTGATCCACGTGCGCACGATCAACCGCAAAGGCAAGCCGCGACGCACGCGGTATCGCAACGCTCACACGAAGGACTGGAAGAAGGCCATCGTGAAGCTCGACCCCGAACACCGGATTGACTTCTTCTAA